Proteins encoded together in one Pantoea sp. CCBC3-3-1 window:
- a CDS encoding BMC domain-containing protein — translation MKTRLIKAPTPDTLAMLQRRMPAEFRARVGLIRIDAVGLLMLPVPDLYFYADLASKSAQIVVTEITGSCPQHVTTLAIFGELSAVEEAMRVIAHDAT, via the coding sequence ATGAAAACGCGTCTTATTAAGGCCCCCACGCCCGATACGCTGGCAATGTTGCAGCGCCGGATGCCGGCAGAGTTTCGTGCCCGCGTCGGGCTGATTCGCATTGATGCGGTCGGGCTGCTGATGCTGCCGGTGCCCGATCTCTATTTCTATGCCGATCTGGCCAGCAAAAGTGCCCAGATAGTAGTGACAGAAATTACCGGCAGTTGCCCACAGCACGTCACCACGCTGGCAATATTTGGCGAGCTGTCGGCTGTGGAAGAAGCTATGCGGGTCATTGCTCATGACGCCACTTAA
- a CDS encoding aldehyde dehydrogenase family protein, which produces MNDDEITRAVSQVLSKYTQGLSVCDGIFDSVEEAISAAARAKVQFHHCSMQDRNAFIRGLRELFSQEEVLNTLSRMAVEETGMGNCADKVIKNRVAALQTPGTEDLCTRAQSGDRGLTLMEFSAWGVIASITPTTNPTETIINNSISMLSAGNSIVFSPHPRSRNVSLHAIALINQKLAALGAPENLVVTVSQPSLDNTTALIADPRINMLVATGGPAIVKTVMASGKKAIGAGAGNPPVVVDETADIEKAARDIVNGCSFDNNLPCIAEKEVIVVSQVADYLIHCMKKSGAWLLSDKKQIQQLQRLVMNEQGSGPATAFVGKDARYILQQLGITTPEEVRVILLETDKSHPFVVHEMMMPVLPVVRAANVDEAIELAVEVEQGHRHTAIMHSTNIDKLSKMARQIQTTIFVKNGPSFAGIGVGGEGYTTFTIAGPTGEGLTSARSFTRCRRCVMVEALNIR; this is translated from the coding sequence ATGAATGATGATGAAATTACCCGGGCCGTCTCGCAGGTCCTTAGCAAATATACGCAAGGCCTGTCGGTTTGTGACGGTATCTTTGACTCAGTAGAGGAAGCGATTAGCGCAGCGGCACGGGCGAAGGTGCAGTTTCACCACTGTTCAATGCAGGATCGTAACGCTTTTATCCGCGGGCTTCGTGAACTCTTTTCGCAGGAAGAGGTATTAAACACCCTTTCCCGGATGGCGGTAGAAGAGACGGGAATGGGCAATTGCGCTGACAAGGTGATTAAAAACCGCGTGGCAGCGCTGCAAACGCCAGGCACTGAAGATCTCTGCACCCGTGCGCAGAGCGGCGACAGAGGTCTGACGCTGATGGAATTTTCCGCCTGGGGCGTCATTGCCTCAATAACGCCAACCACCAACCCAACGGAAACGATCATTAATAACAGCATCAGCATGCTGTCGGCGGGCAACAGCATCGTGTTCAGCCCGCATCCCCGATCGCGTAATGTTTCACTGCACGCTATTGCGTTGATAAACCAAAAGCTGGCGGCGCTGGGAGCGCCTGAAAATCTGGTAGTGACGGTGTCACAACCCTCCCTCGACAACACCACTGCGCTGATTGCCGATCCCCGCATCAACATGCTGGTTGCCACTGGCGGGCCGGCGATTGTCAAAACGGTGATGGCCTCCGGCAAAAAAGCGATTGGGGCGGGTGCCGGAAATCCGCCGGTGGTGGTTGATGAAACGGCGGATATAGAAAAGGCCGCCCGCGATATCGTGAATGGCTGTAGCTTCGATAATAATCTGCCCTGCATAGCCGAAAAAGAAGTCATCGTGGTCAGTCAGGTTGCCGACTACCTTATTCACTGCATGAAAAAAAGCGGCGCCTGGTTGTTAAGCGATAAAAAACAGATCCAGCAGCTCCAAAGGCTGGTAATGAACGAGCAGGGAAGCGGACCGGCAACGGCTTTTGTCGGTAAAGATGCCCGTTATATCCTTCAGCAGTTGGGCATTACCACCCCTGAAGAAGTTCGGGTCATCCTGCTGGAAACGGATAAATCCCATCCTTTTGTCGTTCATGAAATGATGATGCCGGTTCTGCCCGTGGTGCGGGCGGCTAACGTGGACGAGGCTATTGAACTTGCTGTAGAGGTTGAGCAGGGGCATCGGCACACCGCGATAATGCATTCCACCAATATCGATAAACTGAGCAAAATGGCTCGCCAAATCCAGACCACTATTTTTGTCAAAAATGGCCCTTCCTTTGCCGGGATCGGCGTGGGCGGCGAGGGCTATACCACCTTTACCATTGCCGGGCCGACGGGAGAAGGGCTGACCTCGGCCCGCTCTTTTACCCGCTGCCGCCGCTGCGTGATGGTGGAGGCGCTTAATATCCGCTGA
- the pduB gene encoding propanediol utilization microcompartment protein PduB, whose amino-acid sequence MRDEERIQQIISDVINKETAERSVEKRTNTQGCGLTEFVGTALGHTIGLVIANVDNQLHDVMHIDGKYRSLGIIGGRTGAGPHIFAADEAVKATNSEIVAIELARDTEGGGGHGCMIIFGAEDVSDVRRAVEVTLSEIARTMGDVYGTPAGHLEFQYTARASHALYKAFGAPPGKAFGMTCASPAAIGVVIADAAAKAAVIEAVSYASPAKGTSFSNEVIFTFSGDSGAVRQAVIAARETGLQLLAALDPTPIKFTTTPYI is encoded by the coding sequence ATGCGCGATGAGGAACGCATTCAGCAGATAATCTCTGACGTCATTAACAAAGAGACGGCAGAACGGTCAGTTGAGAAACGGACCAACACGCAGGGATGTGGATTAACGGAGTTTGTCGGGACGGCGCTGGGCCATACGATTGGTCTGGTCATTGCGAATGTCGACAACCAACTGCATGACGTGATGCATATCGACGGCAAATACCGTTCGCTGGGCATTATTGGCGGGCGAACCGGCGCTGGCCCGCATATTTTTGCCGCCGACGAAGCGGTAAAAGCCACCAACAGCGAAATCGTGGCGATTGAACTGGCGCGGGATACCGAAGGCGGCGGCGGCCACGGCTGCATGATTATTTTTGGTGCAGAAGACGTATCGGATGTGCGCCGTGCCGTTGAAGTCACGCTCAGCGAAATCGCCCGCACGATGGGAGATGTTTATGGTACGCCTGCGGGACATCTGGAGTTTCAGTACACCGCCCGCGCCAGCCATGCACTCTACAAGGCGTTTGGCGCCCCACCAGGAAAGGCGTTTGGTATGACCTGTGCTTCGCCTGCGGCGATTGGCGTAGTGATTGCCGATGCGGCGGCAAAAGCTGCCGTTATCGAGGCGGTCAGTTATGCCAGTCCGGCAAAAGGCACCAGCTTCAGTAATGAAGTGATTTTCACCTTCTCCGGGGATTCCGGTGCGGTTCGCCAGGCGGTAATAGCCGCACGTGAGACAGGTTTACAGCTGCTTGCCGCGCTGGATCCGACACCGATCAAATTCACCACCACACCCTACATCTGA
- the grpH gene encoding propanediol utilization system shell hexameric protein GrpH, protein MQQEALGMVETKGLVSAIEAADTMVKSANVMLVGYEKIGSGLVTVMVRGDVGAVKAATDAGSAAAGKVGELVSVHVIPRPHIEVEKILPKAVS, encoded by the coding sequence ATGCAACAGGAAGCATTAGGTATGGTTGAAACAAAAGGGCTGGTGTCGGCGATTGAAGCCGCCGATACCATGGTCAAATCGGCGAATGTGATGCTGGTGGGCTATGAAAAAATCGGTTCCGGGCTGGTAACGGTCATGGTACGGGGCGATGTCGGTGCGGTAAAAGCGGCGACGGATGCGGGTTCCGCCGCAGCGGGTAAAGTGGGCGAGCTGGTGTCGGTACATGTCATTCCACGACCGCATATTGAAGTGGAAAAAATCCTGCCTAAGGCCGTCAGCTAA
- the tdcD gene encoding propionate kinase codes for MASSASRVLVINCGSSSLKFSVLPLQEKMPVFSGLAERLGQQEASMSFVEAQGEKTTLVLDEPSHRCALSLLFSQLTRLNMLGSLCAIGHRVAHGGSEFTHSVLLTPETVDKIRRVSPLAPLHNPANLIGIEAALALLPELPQVAVFDTAFHQTMPPEAYTYAIPLEFQQRYQIRRYGFHGTSHRYIAAEAVAYLQLDPAHHGILIAHLGNGSSVCAVKNGRSVDTSMGMTPLEGLVMGTRCGDLDLGAAAWLAKCTGQSIESLCHLANTQCGLLGLSGLSSDCRTLQAACEKGVPRARLAIEVMVHRLARHLGGHLAALDRLDALIFTGGIGENSVLVRELTVRRLAVFGLRLDEQKNLAIRGGQSGVISAPGSPVIAVIPTNEEKMIAEDAAAIAGGRQATLLPANHF; via the coding sequence ATGGCCTCTTCAGCTTCACGGGTTTTAGTCATTAATTGCGGCTCGTCCTCGCTGAAATTTTCAGTGCTGCCGTTGCAGGAAAAGATGCCCGTCTTCTCCGGGTTAGCAGAACGGTTGGGGCAGCAGGAAGCGAGTATGAGCTTCGTCGAGGCCCAGGGCGAAAAAACCACGCTTGTTCTTGACGAGCCGAGCCACCGGTGTGCGCTGAGCCTGCTGTTTTCGCAGCTGACCCGGCTGAATATGCTGGGTTCGCTCTGCGCAATTGGGCACAGAGTCGCGCATGGCGGCAGCGAGTTTACGCATTCGGTATTACTGACGCCGGAAACCGTCGATAAAATCCGCCGCGTGTCGCCGCTGGCCCCTTTGCATAATCCGGCAAATCTGATCGGCATTGAAGCGGCCCTCGCGCTGCTGCCTGAACTGCCGCAGGTTGCGGTATTTGACACCGCTTTTCACCAGACAATGCCGCCGGAAGCTTACACCTATGCCATTCCGCTGGAATTTCAGCAACGCTATCAGATCCGACGCTATGGCTTTCACGGCACCTCGCATCGCTATATAGCAGCAGAAGCGGTGGCTTATCTGCAACTCGATCCTGCTCATCACGGCATCCTTATTGCGCATCTTGGCAACGGTTCATCGGTCTGCGCGGTGAAAAATGGGCGCAGCGTCGATACCTCGATGGGGATGACGCCGCTGGAGGGACTGGTCATGGGGACGCGCTGCGGCGATCTGGATCTGGGTGCGGCAGCCTGGCTGGCGAAATGCACCGGGCAGTCCATTGAATCGCTTTGCCACCTTGCCAACACGCAATGCGGTTTGCTCGGACTGTCGGGGCTCTCCAGCGATTGCCGTACGCTCCAGGCCGCCTGCGAAAAGGGCGTTCCCCGCGCCAGGCTGGCGATTGAGGTGATGGTACACCGGCTGGCCCGTCATTTAGGCGGACATCTGGCCGCGTTGGATCGGCTGGACGCGCTCATTTTTACCGGCGGCATTGGCGAGAACTCCGTGCTGGTACGCGAGTTGACGGTCAGGCGGCTGGCGGTGTTTGGCCTGCGTCTGGATGAGCAAAAAAATCTGGCTATTCGGGGTGGGCAGAGCGGCGTGATATCAGCGCCGGGCAGCCCGGTTATCGCCGTGATCCCGACCAACGAAGAAAAGATGATTGCTGAAGATGCCGCGGCGATAGCTGGCGGCAGGCAGGCAACTTTATTGCCAGCGAACCACTTTTAA
- a CDS encoding heme-binding protein, whose protein sequence is MIDYKGSETPRLEVCIDTAIASHTARPKTGLNLDDAAWLAHAVREEAEARQVPVVFSLVDAHGHQRYFFSMEEALLISHRLAPQKAWTAVALKMATHELGRQVQPAMGLHALAADPGICWLGGGLPCWSQGQLLGGIGVSGGTAEQDIAIARAAILRFSDSRYPLVSA, encoded by the coding sequence ATGATCGATTATAAGGGTTCTGAGACGCCCAGGCTTGAAGTTTGCATTGATACTGCTATCGCCAGCCATACAGCCCGGCCAAAAACCGGTCTGAATCTCGATGACGCGGCATGGCTGGCCCACGCCGTACGTGAGGAGGCCGAGGCCCGGCAGGTGCCGGTAGTCTTCAGTCTGGTGGATGCCCACGGTCATCAGCGCTATTTCTTTAGCATGGAAGAGGCGTTGCTGATTAGCCACCGACTGGCTCCGCAGAAAGCCTGGACGGCGGTAGCGCTGAAAATGGCGACGCACGAGCTCGGCAGACAGGTTCAGCCCGCAATGGGGCTGCACGCGCTGGCAGCTGACCCAGGGATATGCTGGCTGGGAGGCGGACTGCCGTGCTGGTCACAGGGGCAATTACTGGGCGGTATTGGCGTTAGCGGCGGAACAGCTGAACAGGATATCGCCATTGCCCGTGCGGCGATTCTCCGCTTTAGCGACAGTCGTTACCCGCTGGTTTCGGCTTAG
- a CDS encoding EutN/CcmL family microcompartment protein gives MYLAKVTGALVSTSKHASLNGAKLLVVARLNEHYLPTGYAQVAVDCVGAGNGEVVIVTTGTSARMSNATDHSVIDAAVVGIVDSLKMHDASTQGKQDEE, from the coding sequence ATGTATCTGGCAAAAGTTACCGGCGCACTGGTCTCCACCAGTAAGCACGCCTCACTCAACGGGGCTAAGTTGCTGGTCGTTGCGCGGCTGAATGAACACTATCTTCCTACGGGGTATGCCCAGGTTGCAGTGGACTGCGTGGGTGCCGGAAATGGCGAAGTCGTTATCGTCACCACCGGCACTTCCGCCAGGATGAGCAACGCGACAGACCATTCGGTGATTGATGCGGCAGTGGTTGGCATCGTGGATTCATTAAAAATGCATGATGCGTCAACACAAGGGAAGCAGGATGAGGAATAA
- the pduL gene encoding phosphate propanoyltransferase, with translation MNHCPQALTLTRQIMQELSATAGIQPTRLAIPVGISNHHLHLSLADMETLFGYGATLTRMKAVKQPGQFAADQTVTLHGPKGDIAGVRVLGPLRTTTQIEISIADSFVLGVKAPVRMSGELQESAGIEILGPRGRVQAKRGTIVAWRHLHISPQQAAQHKLSDGMEIDIEAAGPRGGIMRHVRVRVSEDAVLELHIDREEANGFGLHNGDIVHRWQQAC, from the coding sequence ATGAACCATTGCCCGCAGGCCTTAACGCTTACCCGACAAATTATGCAGGAGCTGTCTGCAACAGCGGGAATTCAGCCCACAAGGCTGGCTATTCCGGTAGGGATTTCCAATCATCATCTGCATCTCAGCCTGGCGGATATGGAAACGCTGTTTGGCTATGGCGCAACGTTAACGCGGATGAAAGCAGTGAAGCAGCCCGGACAATTTGCCGCCGATCAGACCGTTACGCTACATGGCCCTAAAGGCGATATCGCCGGCGTACGGGTGCTGGGGCCGCTGCGCACCACCACCCAAATTGAAATTTCCATTGCCGACAGCTTTGTGCTGGGCGTGAAAGCGCCGGTGCGGATGTCCGGTGAACTTCAGGAGTCCGCAGGCATTGAGATCCTTGGCCCTCGCGGGCGAGTGCAGGCAAAGCGCGGGACCATTGTTGCCTGGCGGCATCTGCATATTTCACCGCAGCAAGCCGCACAGCATAAATTATCTGACGGCATGGAGATCGACATTGAAGCGGCCGGTCCACGCGGCGGCATTATGCGACATGTGCGGGTGCGTGTCAGTGAGGATGCGGTACTGGAACTGCATATAGATCGGGAAGAAGCGAACGGTTTTGGGCTGCATAACGGCGATATCGTTCACCGCTGGCAGCAGGCGTGCTGA
- a CDS encoding 1-propanol dehydrogenase PduQ: MVCHLLSIPDIYFGEKAIHSLQRLDACKVGIVTDAFMVSSGKTQSLIEAMPRASVCIYADVRPDPDVEIVKAGAARFNDFKPDVIIALGGGSSLDAAKAIKVTLEEMGSDIELIAIPTTSGSGSEATAYAVISDPENGRKYPLVTANILPDSAILDPQLVLSVPREVATDTGMDVLTHAIEALVSTGANDFSDAFAEKAIALTVKYLPDVFYQEKNIKARIRMHHAACLAGMAFNSSGLGLVHGMAHAIGGMLHIPHGRINAMLLPKIIAYNCATQNPVITERYLRCAKIMGIDTDNDRHAVCQLIDLIRDLNQQFAIPETLTEYGITRENICRLRQSVISAALADACTLSNPRTPTAQDIDRLLTEIS; the protein is encoded by the coding sequence ATGGTTTGTCATCTGCTATCCATACCTGATATTTATTTCGGTGAAAAAGCGATTCACTCATTACAACGCCTTGACGCCTGCAAGGTGGGTATTGTCACCGATGCATTTATGGTGTCATCAGGAAAAACGCAGTCTTTAATTGAGGCAATGCCACGCGCTTCAGTCTGTATTTATGCGGATGTCAGGCCGGACCCCGATGTGGAAATCGTGAAGGCCGGAGCTGCACGTTTTAACGACTTCAAACCCGACGTGATTATTGCGCTTGGCGGCGGATCCTCGCTGGATGCGGCAAAAGCCATTAAGGTGACGCTTGAAGAGATGGGCAGCGACATTGAGCTGATTGCTATTCCCACTACCAGTGGTTCAGGCTCAGAAGCCACCGCTTATGCAGTTATCTCCGACCCGGAAAATGGGCGAAAATATCCGCTGGTTACGGCGAATATCCTGCCCGACAGTGCGATTCTGGATCCTCAACTGGTGCTTAGCGTCCCCCGAGAGGTGGCGACAGATACAGGGATGGACGTGCTGACGCATGCTATTGAGGCACTGGTTTCCACGGGGGCTAATGATTTCAGTGATGCTTTTGCCGAGAAAGCGATTGCCCTGACCGTCAAATATTTACCCGACGTGTTTTATCAGGAAAAAAATATTAAGGCGCGGATACGAATGCATCACGCGGCCTGTCTGGCCGGAATGGCATTTAATTCCTCCGGGCTGGGTTTGGTCCACGGTATGGCGCATGCTATTGGCGGGATGCTGCATATTCCGCATGGCAGAATTAACGCAATGCTGCTGCCGAAAATTATTGCCTATAACTGCGCGACGCAAAATCCAGTAATAACGGAGCGTTACCTGAGATGCGCAAAAATAATGGGGATCGACACGGATAACGATCGTCATGCAGTTTGCCAATTAATCGATCTTATTCGCGATCTGAATCAGCAGTTTGCTATTCCCGAAACGCTCACTGAATACGGTATTACACGGGAGAATATTTGCCGGCTGCGTCAGTCAGTTATTTCTGCGGCCTTAGCCGATGCCTGTACCCTGTCGAATCCGCGCACGCCCACGGCTCAGGATATTGACCGCTTGCTGACGGAAATCTCTTAA